A window from Opitutia bacterium ISCC 52 encodes these proteins:
- a CDS encoding FAD-dependent oxidoreductase: MTGAAAFTGYSMLVKAPQALASDKDPFVRREDVVPRIDELAPDDAKPNISSNDPNMRVVHLESDVLVAGGGLAGVCAAISAGRLGSKVILIQDRSRLGGNSSSEVKMHPRGSRFGFREGGIIEEICLENAYHNEQYSWEIWDLLLYDKVIREPNIRLLLDTAVYRAEKEGDKISSVWARCDKTEHLYHIASKVFVDSTGDSRLGMEAGAEFKIGRESSKEYGESLADYDTLGSTQGSSILFTAREHDKEMYYQAPSWARGIGSEDLKLRGVESPTDTWEYGYWWIELGGVYDTIRDNERLRFELLSIVLGVWDYIKNSGNFPSAKNWALDTVGMIPGKRDSRRLIGDTVLTQQDVTEDWKQFSDGVAFGGWSLDDHPAEGFDATDRIPAQQIKYPEAYNIPFGSLYSKNVDNLLMAGRNVSASHVAFSSLRVMLTCAVIGQATGTAAHQCQDKDLSPRKLRENKKHLKALQQQLLRDGALILKAKNEDKSDLARKATVTASASTSNTSPENILSGQTYDKPDEYKHRWMAPLGDQKIWLQLDWKQTVEISEIEISHDTGLHRDVTMTSLIWLQNEMISGAQPESIRDYQVIGVDKNGKETVLAKVLDNYQKLRRHSFDPVKVRSIHIQVDQANGDEVVGIYEIRAYGPS; this comes from the coding sequence ATGACAGGAGCAGCCGCATTTACCGGTTATAGCATGTTGGTCAAAGCGCCACAGGCTCTGGCCTCGGATAAGGATCCCTTTGTTCGACGCGAAGACGTAGTACCTCGCATCGATGAGTTGGCACCCGATGATGCGAAGCCGAATATTTCCTCCAATGATCCCAATATGCGGGTGGTCCATCTCGAGTCAGATGTGCTGGTTGCCGGTGGAGGCCTTGCCGGAGTCTGTGCAGCAATCAGTGCAGGTCGGTTGGGTTCGAAAGTGATCCTGATTCAGGATCGCAGTCGTCTAGGCGGAAATTCCAGTAGCGAAGTTAAAATGCATCCGCGAGGATCCCGCTTCGGATTTCGGGAAGGTGGAATCATTGAAGAGATCTGTTTGGAGAATGCCTACCACAATGAGCAGTACAGTTGGGAAATTTGGGACTTGTTGCTCTACGACAAAGTGATCCGTGAACCCAATATCAGGCTACTCCTGGATACCGCAGTCTATCGTGCTGAAAAGGAAGGAGACAAAATCTCCTCCGTTTGGGCCCGCTGCGACAAGACCGAACATCTTTATCACATTGCCAGTAAGGTATTCGTAGACTCCACCGGTGACAGTCGCCTTGGAATGGAAGCCGGTGCGGAATTTAAAATTGGCCGAGAATCTTCCAAAGAATACGGAGAGTCCTTGGCGGACTACGATACCTTGGGAAGCACACAAGGATCATCGATCCTGTTTACTGCACGTGAACATGACAAAGAGATGTATTATCAGGCACCCTCATGGGCACGGGGTATAGGAAGTGAAGATTTAAAATTGCGCGGTGTGGAATCCCCTACCGACACTTGGGAGTATGGTTATTGGTGGATCGAACTGGGAGGCGTATATGATACCATCCGTGACAACGAGCGCTTACGTTTCGAGCTCCTATCCATCGTACTGGGCGTTTGGGACTACATAAAAAACAGCGGCAATTTTCCTTCCGCCAAAAACTGGGCACTCGATACCGTTGGCATGATCCCCGGCAAACGGGACTCTCGACGCCTCATAGGTGATACCGTTCTGACTCAACAAGATGTTACGGAAGACTGGAAGCAATTCAGTGATGGAGTCGCATTTGGCGGCTGGTCATTGGACGACCACCCTGCCGAAGGATTCGATGCAACGGATCGCATCCCAGCACAACAGATCAAATATCCGGAAGCCTACAATATTCCCTTTGGTAGTTTGTATTCAAAAAATGTGGACAACCTCCTCATGGCGGGACGTAACGTCAGTGCAAGTCATGTAGCCTTCTCCTCGCTTCGAGTCATGCTGACCTGCGCGGTGATTGGACAAGCCACAGGTACCGCTGCACACCAATGCCAGGATAAAGACCTGTCTCCGAGAAAACTCAGAGAAAACAAGAAACATTTAAAGGCGCTCCAGCAACAACTGCTTCGAGATGGAGCATTGATCCTCAAAGCAAAGAACGAAGACAAATCCGACCTTGCACGCAAAGCCACGGTCACTGCTTCTGCCTCTACTTCCAATACGTCTCCCGAGAATATCCTTTCGGGACAAACCTACGATAAGCCAGACGAATATAAGCATCGCTGGATGGCTCCTTTGGGAGATCAGAAAATCTGGTTACAGCTCGACTGGAAGCAAACCGTAGAAATCAGCGAAATTGAAATCTCACACGACACCGGACTCCACCGCGATGTGACTATGACTTCGTTGATCTGGTTGCAAAACGAAATGATTTCCGGAGCACAGCCCGAATCCATTCGTGACTACCAGGTTATCGGCGTCGACAAAAACGGCAAAGAAACGGTGTTGGCAAAAGTGTTGGATAACTACCAGAAACTTCGCCGCCACAGCTTTGACCCCGTCAAAGTCCGCTCCATTCACATTCAAGTCGATCAAGCCAATGGAGACGAAGTAGTGGGGATCTACGAGATAAGAGCCTACGGCCCAAGCTGA
- a CDS encoding mandelate racemase/muconate lactonizing enzyme family protein, with product MRRYSRRNILRLLAASGGLAATQLALGRVYAATPASATSQRITRFEIIPVRVHMHERVREIFAEVYRQQGIHRDYYDSTLVKLYTDEGLVGVGDALLNVEDSLGSVPKAEAICKRLIGRSPWEFLLDDSLGGILMAVYDLIGQAAGLPVSRLFASEPKTHIVQSWWSQCFPPDLMASEAKLGYDLGYRVHKVKARDFEDPVEQAEAVTSNVPEDLKIWADTNSTWVTPERAIKYGQRLTRFPQYFAIETPCERYTIEPFRQLKGRFPLKLAEHMPKDPMPFVREKLLDAFVVGGPVGKSFVQRAFMAEVTGIPLWVQHSIFTGVAQVFQAHQAAAFPGVEHCVSITHVIQDDLMTEPFTMKDGLYKVPTKPGLGVTLDDEAIEKYRRG from the coding sequence ATGCGCAGGTATTCACGTCGTAATATATTGAGATTGCTCGCCGCTAGTGGAGGACTGGCAGCCACCCAACTCGCACTGGGGCGTGTCTATGCCGCAACTCCTGCTTCCGCAACGAGTCAGCGTATCACTCGATTTGAAATCATTCCCGTTCGAGTTCACATGCACGAACGAGTCAGGGAGATATTCGCGGAGGTATACCGCCAACAAGGCATCCATCGCGACTACTACGATTCAACTCTAGTAAAACTGTATACTGATGAAGGATTAGTGGGTGTGGGTGACGCCCTTCTCAATGTGGAAGACTCACTCGGAAGTGTTCCGAAAGCGGAAGCCATTTGTAAACGATTGATCGGTCGATCCCCCTGGGAGTTTCTACTGGATGACAGCTTGGGTGGTATCCTGATGGCTGTTTACGACCTGATCGGTCAAGCCGCCGGCCTACCCGTGTCTCGCTTATTTGCGTCAGAACCAAAAACACACATCGTTCAAAGTTGGTGGAGTCAGTGCTTCCCTCCCGACTTAATGGCTTCGGAAGCAAAACTGGGCTATGACTTGGGCTATCGCGTACACAAAGTAAAAGCCCGGGACTTCGAAGATCCGGTGGAACAAGCCGAAGCGGTTACTTCAAATGTACCTGAAGACCTAAAAATCTGGGCGGATACGAACAGCACTTGGGTAACCCCTGAGCGGGCGATTAAATACGGGCAACGACTCACACGCTTTCCTCAGTATTTCGCTATCGAGACACCCTGCGAGCGCTATACCATTGAACCGTTTCGCCAACTCAAAGGTCGTTTTCCACTCAAGTTAGCTGAGCATATGCCGAAAGACCCGATGCCCTTCGTTCGCGAAAAGCTACTGGATGCTTTTGTAGTCGGCGGTCCTGTCGGAAAGAGTTTTGTGCAACGCGCCTTCATGGCCGAAGTGACCGGGATTCCTCTCTGGGTCCAACACAGCATTTTCACAGGCGTAGCTCAAGTTTTCCAGGCTCATCAGGCAGCAGCCTTCCCAGGTGTTGAACATTGCGTGAGCATCACACACGTCATCCAGGACGATCTGATGACGGAACCCTTCACCATGAAGGACGGCCTCTATAAGGTGCCGACCAAACCAGGACTTGGGGTTACTCTGGATGATGAGGCGATCGAGAAATACCGCAGAGGGTAA
- a CDS encoding arylsulfatase produces MLPLVALVSSISVQLIASSRPNVVIILADDLGIGDVSAYNEASAWETPNIDKLAAAGMSFSDAHTGAALCTPTRYGILTGRYAWRTTLKSAGYNGYSSPLIEDERFTIAELFKGEGYQTAIVGKWHVGWNWQLKGSQMETFDDRTVPVIDFNKPIKNGPQSQGFIYSYGTMASLSSPPFVWVENSMPTAIPSNISVNYDEKAFWRKGPKADNFDHAEVLGDITDRSIEYIGEQSGSDDPFFLYVAMTAPHAPIIPKSEWIGKSNVSAYGDFVIQVDYEVGRIVNAITHNERLENTLIFFTSDNGQSPRADFDDDELPLANHKGSYIYRGKKFDIFEGGHRVPFIASWPGKIEKGSSSDEIICTTDFMATAADMLDVEYKDDTAEDSISFLPVLMGEKYNQPLREATVHHSSDGRFAIRQGDWKLILWPGSGGWAFPATEEDMKGLPEFQLYNLVKDPGETTNLISKYPERVTAMKTLLEQYVNEGRSTPGKVQKNDGAKTWAELDWMN; encoded by the coding sequence ATTTTACCTCTAGTCGCCTTAGTATCCTCAATATCGGTACAACTCATTGCTTCCTCTCGACCCAATGTGGTCATCATTCTTGCCGATGATCTGGGTATCGGGGATGTGTCAGCCTACAACGAAGCATCTGCCTGGGAAACCCCGAATATTGATAAGCTGGCTGCAGCCGGCATGTCATTTTCAGATGCGCATACGGGCGCCGCGCTTTGCACACCGACGAGATACGGAATTCTTACAGGTAGATACGCTTGGAGGACGACGCTAAAAAGTGCAGGTTACAATGGTTACTCTTCCCCGTTGATTGAGGATGAACGTTTTACCATTGCTGAGCTTTTTAAAGGGGAAGGGTATCAGACGGCCATCGTTGGCAAATGGCATGTAGGATGGAACTGGCAGCTCAAAGGCTCGCAGATGGAAACCTTTGATGACCGGACCGTTCCGGTGATTGATTTCAATAAGCCGATTAAGAACGGTCCACAGTCACAGGGATTTATTTATTCCTATGGAACCATGGCTTCCTTGTCTTCACCTCCCTTCGTTTGGGTTGAAAACAGTATGCCGACCGCCATTCCCTCGAATATCTCAGTCAATTACGATGAGAAGGCCTTTTGGAGAAAAGGTCCCAAGGCGGATAACTTTGATCACGCGGAAGTGCTGGGTGATATCACCGACCGGTCGATCGAGTATATCGGGGAACAATCAGGTTCGGACGATCCCTTCTTTCTCTATGTAGCCATGACGGCACCGCATGCCCCCATCATCCCCAAGTCAGAATGGATTGGAAAAAGTAATGTCAGCGCATACGGGGACTTTGTTATTCAAGTGGATTACGAAGTCGGAAGAATCGTCAATGCGATCACCCATAATGAACGACTCGAGAATACCTTGATCTTCTTTACCAGTGACAATGGGCAGTCACCGCGTGCGGACTTTGATGACGACGAACTCCCACTCGCTAATCACAAAGGCAGTTACATCTATAGGGGCAAAAAATTTGATATCTTTGAGGGCGGGCACCGGGTGCCCTTTATTGCTTCCTGGCCTGGTAAGATTGAGAAGGGCTCTAGCTCCGATGAAATCATATGCACGACCGACTTCATGGCCACAGCAGCGGATATGTTGGATGTGGAGTATAAGGATGACACCGCCGAAGACAGCATCAGCTTTCTACCCGTGTTAATGGGGGAGAAATACAATCAGCCTCTACGTGAAGCCACGGTTCATCATTCAAGTGACGGCCGCTTTGCCATTCGCCAAGGCGATTGGAAACTCATCCTTTGGCCTGGTTCGGGTGGTTGGGCCTTTCCGGCAACCGAGGAAGACATGAAGGGGTTGCCCGAATTCCAACTTTATAACCTTGTGAAAGACCCAGGTGAAACTACCAACCTTATTTCCAAATACCCTGAACGCGTCACAGCGATGAAAACCTTATTGGAACAATACGTGAATGAAGGCCGGAGTACTCCAGGCAAAGTTCAGAAGAATGATGGGGCTAAAACTTGGGCTGAGCTGGATTGGATGAATTGA